From the genome of Aricia agestis chromosome 9, ilAriAges1.1, whole genome shotgun sequence, one region includes:
- the LOC121730365 gene encoding dynein assembly factor with WDR repeat domains 1, whose protein sequence is MKLLKIHLRYHPPGIILEYSRKGAVRSKDIDLLDLNSNSNIKQIAEGLLATEPLLTEDVRVQLEDCLITLKTRLEHEGPAGKRYYLYKTLLTHILPLTNVCFDKLGKRVLTGSYDRTCRVWDADTGAELAALAGHQNVVYSVSFNTPLCDRVVTGSFDKTSKIWNPTTGECLATLWGHNGEVVAAEFSPKGDFVVTASMDHLAKLFDANTGTEVQTFAGHTAEVVSLQLDPNDGRRLVTGSFDTTVALWDTRQPQRVCELRGHCGEISGVRLNWDGRLVGSASLDGSARLWDARERACLATTQDHAGEVLDVCFDWAGARLATCSGDGSARVYDVTDFRELAVMRGHREEVSKVCFSPAGGCLLTASADRSARIWNASTGNCLQVLSGHEGEIFSCAFSYAGDAVVTASKDNTCRIWR, encoded by the exons atgaaattattgaaaatcCACCTCCGATACCACCCGCCTGGCATTATTCTGGAGTACTCCAGAAAAGGCGCGGTGAGGAGCAAAGATATTGATCTGTTGGACTTGAACAGCAA TTCAAACATCAAGCAGATAGCAGAAGGTCTGTTAGCCACAGAGCCTCTCCTAACGGAAGACGTGAGGGTGCAGCTGGAGGATTGCCTGATCACTCTGAAGACCAGGCTGGAGCACGAGGGCCCCGCCGGCAAGAGATACTACCTGTACAAGACGCTCCTGACGCATATACTACCCCTAACGAACGTGTGCTTTGACAAGCTTGGGAAAAG GGTGCTGACAGGCAGCTACGACCGCACGTGTCGCGTGTGGGACGCCGACACGGGCGCGGAGCTGGCCGCGCTCGCCGGACACCAAAACGTCGTTTACTCCGTCAGCTTCAATACTCCTTTGTG CGATCGAGTAGTCACTGGTTCCTTCGACAAAACCTCAAAAATCTGGAATCCCACCACCGGGGAATGTTTGGCGACGCTGTGGGGTCATAATGGAGAGGTGGTCGCGGCCGAGTTCAGCCCCAAGGGGGATTTCGTGGTGACAGCATCTATGGACCACCTGGCCAAGCTGTTTGATGCGAACACTG GTACAGAGGTCCAGACCTTCGCTGGTCATACAGCAGAGGTGGTGTCCCTGCAGCTGGACCCCAACGACGGCCGCCGACTCGTCACCGGCTCCTTTGATACCACTGTGGCGCTGTGGGACACCAGGCAGCCCCA GCGAGTGTGCGAGCTGCGGGGTCACTGCGGCGAAATATCCGGCGTCCGTCTGAACTGGGACGGGCGGCTGGTGGGCTCGGCGTCGCTGGACGGCAGCGCGCGGCTCTGGGACGCTCGAGAGAGGGCCTGCCTCGCCACAACTCAGGATCATGCTGGAGAG GTTCTAGACGTGTGCTTCGACTGGGCGGGCGCGCGGTTGGCTACGTGCTCTGGTGACGGGTCCGCGAGGGTATACGACGTAACCGACTTCAGGGAGCTGGCTGTGATGAGGGGACACAGGGAGGAGGTGTCCAAG GTGTGCTTTAGCCCGGCCGGTGGTTGTCTGCTTACTGCCTCAGCAGACCGTAGTGCCAGGATATGGAACGCCAGCACCGGCAACTGCTTGCAG GTGCTGTCAGGTCACGAGGGCGAGATATTCTCTTGTGCGTTCTCGTACGCAGGCGACGCCGTCGTCACAGCATCCAAGGACAACACCTGCCGCATCTGGAGATGA